cgaaaaagcggatttctctttcgaaagatccgcctgcagtctagacgcgatctttcgaaagaggctctttcgaaagatgctttcgaaagagcctttttcgaaagaagcctgcagtctagacatagccttagagaagcTCCCATTCCTGGGGCTAGCaggacattccaaacatggcctctgtgaaAGCACATTGGCTCCgatggtgcagggaatggtcatcctcaccttgcatgGAGGGGTtgagcttcacccactgtgttccCAAGGAGAACTGATCACTTCTCTTgcttctccacagccgcaccagctgcccGTGCAGGGTGCGCtaccctgcccgggacatgctcctgcacctgaGGGCTCCACAGGACCACTCGTGCAGGGCAGGGGTACCAACAGCAgaacctgggggcactgcgagtCCTGCATCACACCatccagaactgggtgcaagacAACTAAGATCTCCGGCGGGAGTAGCTTGCCCAGAGCcatgccatctgccaacacctgcaggccctggtgcagagtgtgGTGCCTTCTGCCACTCCAGTGCCTACTGCCTCCCCAGCTatcactccttctcccccctccccgcttctccctccacctcctccccatccctcctggggatgccaaggcccctgcatctGTGGTACTAGGAGACAGTTGGcctggcaagacccccacccctgagtcctgagcttcctctcccccttctccaccttgcttccccctcccctctcccatcctttctcctcccctcctttccccagtctcacaagagtttcatttcccccgcccccagttttgttaaataaagacagttcgtgtttatgaaaaaacgtgtattttatttgacatcaggaaaggggacagggaggggggtaagtggaaggatgtgagggaggaatgaggcacaagcccccaatggagctgaccagggagactgttagttctcctcagggtggaaactctcccgcaggtcctcctgaatactgacagccccccgatggcaGCAAGTGCagtcaggctcgcagcaacacatccaagagaagcatcagagtgcccaggggcagctctggctccatgttgctaagtgctgtgatgtcccgagtgaggacaaccagagcacgcagagacaaaatgctttgctgtccctcatcgaggtagacaagcaagcaggaaaacctgagaactggctgtccggggggggaccctttaagcacagacctcagttcgcctcaggcagcagccccacacagtaagtcctgacctggtgccctgccggaactggttccagacagccttaaatgcaattcagagtccactgagggtggacgcgctatttcaaaatagcaaaatgctatttcgaaatgcattttgtgtgtagatgcgttattttgaaataacttattaagaattaactatttcaaaataagatatttcaaaataacgctgtagtgtagatgtagcattaGGGACTGAGCCTTGAACGGCGATAAACAGCCTGCAACTCCTATTTGAGGGTTTCAGGGGCTGGAAAATACAAGATACTCCTTAAACCTCTCAGAATTAGCTCCCAAGAACAGTAATTCAGATACACATGTATCTATGATTTGTGATCTCTGTAAATGCAATTCCTTGTCAAAGCTGCTTCCCCTAAAGAGGAAATAAATTATGCTGAACACTCTACAGGTAGCAGTCAATAGAAGATCCAAAAGTAGAACATGAGCAATAATTATAAATATAGGTTTAAAACACTGAAGAGAAAATTGCCTTTGAGCAAATAGGCTGCTGTGAATTTTGAAGAGATGGGAGGCTTTGATAGGGTAggcgttttttttttaaaaacaacactaCATCACAATGATCTGAGCATTACAATAGGTACACACGGTCTTGCAGAATGCAGTGCTTTGTTTCCATTAAAGCTGGTTTAATCTGTTTCTgatattatttataaaataatatgAAAGGGGGAGGGTCATTCCTGTTATTAGATTTAATACAATTTGTTTCTGTATAAAAGCAGAATATGGGATAATACAGAGCTTTTAACCTTCTTTGCCTTTTAATTGTATAACAATGACAGTGTTTGTATTTCTATTAAAGAATTATTTTATTGCTGAATCAGTAAGAATTTATCTGTAAAATAGCATGATTTCAAGGATAAGAAAAGGAATCCTGCTTTGATACATTATAGGGGTTTAACTCTGAAAAACACAGATTATTTTATTCATAAAGCTGTGGTTTTAAGCAGGGTGACTATTAGAATAaaagtttattttgttttaaagaaaattcCTCAATTAACATATAAAGAAAACTAGCATTTGTTATAATTTACATAACATGGGATCATACAATAATTCTATCTTTCCTTCTTGCATAAGGAAACAGATATATCAGGTTAAAACACCAAGAATGTACCATATCATTAGCTTTCATTATTCTTCATCATAATGTTCCATTCCAATTGAAAAGGAAGCTCTAGAATGCTTttaagtgcatttaaaaaaatctaattcttGTATTCAGAGTCATCAGAAATATGAAATTGCTTATTAGGTTTAGTGGCTTCTTGCATCAATTCCTGCAGCTGTCCAATCTGTTCATTATGGAAGTCATTAAGTTTCTCCTCTGTGAGGTGGACTCCAAAACAAGGCTTTCTTCTTGAGTTTTGTCTGTCTCCAGTAGCTTGCTGCCACAACATTTCTGAATAGACCtaatacagaaaagaaaaaaagaaaggtcAAAGAAAGATGACAAAAGTGAGATTTCTGTTGACTTTCTTGACttttctaatacaggcagtccccaagttacgcggatccgacttatgtcggatccacagttacaaacggggcttttctcgccccggaggactggagcggcgggacgcccagatgcgctgcagtcccgccgctcccgtcctccggggcgagaaaagctgctccacgtctccctggtctgctgggggggggggaaacccccccagcagaccagggagacacggagcaaagccgcggagcacgcccgcagcgggacagcccgggcgcgcttgagctgtcccgctgcgggcgtgctccgggctttgttccccgtctccctggtcagcagaccagggagacggagcaaagccgtggaggacgcgggccgtcccgccacccgcgtatccctagtctgctgggggggggggggaggggaatgcagctagtgtcccccccccccagcagaccaggcttttcttgcctacgcttggggtagagcagctggggcgctgccgggttggtcccgcagcaccactcctcggcgctactgtaccaacccggcagcaccccagctgctctgcccctggcgtccccaagtcagccgctgctgaaactgaccagcggctgactacaggaagcccgaggcagagttgctctgccccaggcttcctggaatcagccgctgatcagtttcagcagcagctgacttggggacgcctgggtttcttaagttgaatctgtatgtaagtcagaactggcgtccagattcagccgcagttgaaactgatcagtttcagcagcggctgacgccagttccgacttacatacagattcaacataagaacaaacctacagtccctatcttgtacgtaacccggggactgcctgtatatgcaaagtTTACAGTCCTTTTACCAGTCATACTACTCTAGATCACAAAACAAAATAGGCATCTTTAATCATAATGAAAACCTGTTGACTGTGTGTCAAAATTCCAATACCTTTTGGTAACTTAGGGATATAAGAGTGTAGCTGtaagcatgagcttattggttacccaAATGGTTACATGCAGCTCCCAGTACAACTCCCAAAGcacggggcagcagccagctcctgggaAATGGGTGATCGGCAGGAGCCAGTATTCACcaggagcaggcttaaaagaCAGCTCCTGGtacacaccagctcctggggagatGACTGCTGCTCTGCACTACAAGTGTGTGTAAGTGCTGaattttttcagcagttacacgtttagcCAATTACCcatgttttaacatccctattggtaACTTAAATTTGTATGCAGAAGTGTAGTCTGCATCAGGTCTCTACCACTGCTAGCTTATTGTATTGGTATGCTGTAGCAAGAGATGCATCTGCACCGGCCAACAGCAAATTTAATAATAGATGCTTTTTTCTAGACTTTATCAAGCAACTTATTATCAGAATTCACTTTGCACAGTGGTATGATTGGACTAGTATTACTTGTCTGCAAATACAGTTGAATACTGCAATACACTCATGAGGGCAGCCTTGCAAATTACTAAACAATTCAATAACTAATCTGTAACATTGCTTGCTGATTGCTTAGTAGCATGTTGGCAATATTCTGTGCTCAAAAACTTGAACTAAGTATTGGCTACCTATATGCTTCCTGGTTAAAATCAGATTTTGGACCATAAAACCCTACCTAATTTGGAATATTCTTTCTCTAAACACAATTTAAGCCCACACCCAAGAAATATTTACCTAAGATATATCTTTGCAAAGTCATGGaatacaggagagattccagaagattggaaaatggCAAGTATAGATCCaagctataaaaagagaaataaggacaacccagggaattacagactagtcagcttaacttctgtacctggACAGATAAtcaagcaaataattaaggaatcagttTGTAAACATCTAGAAGATCATAAAGTGTTAAGTAACATTAagcatagatttgtcaagaataaaatGTCAAACCACCCTGTTAGATTTCTTTGACAGAATAACAAGCCTTGTGTATAAGGATGGAGCAGTAGACGTAGTGCATCTTGATGTGGTATATCCTGGCAGCTGCAATGAGTTCCCTATGGCtccaggaagcagcagggaaatcACCACAActcccagcagccatggagaacTCACAGTTGCTGCTGGGAGCCACGgggaactcactgcagctgccaggagctgtggggaacactgtggctcctggcagctgcagtgagTTCCTCATGGctcccgcctcctcctgccccccccttccccgaggCCAAGACAGGAAACCTGCTAATATGCAGAACCACAAATACTAATTCTGTGAACTGGGAGGGTCTCCTGCATCATACCATACATCTGCAATGACTGTGTGATGTGATTGTGAAAGGCACTGATAGGGTGGAGTAGTTCTCATAGACTTTAacatcagaagggaccattatgatcatagaactggaaagaaccttgagAGGACATCAACTACACTCATGGctggaccaagaaccatctagaccttccctgacagatgtttgtctaacctattcttaaaaatctccaatgattgagattccataacctccctaggcaattcattccagtgtttaaccacctgaaaattaggaagtttttcctaatgtccaacctaagcctcccttcctaaattaaattaatggagattgcctatctcttagaactggaagggaccttgaaaggtcattgagtccagtcccctgccttcacagcaggaccaagtaccatcccggacaaatttttgcccccaaatctctaaatggcctttgcaaggattaaactcacaaccctgggtttagcaggccagtgctcaaaccactgagctatccctccccccaattcaATTCCTGCAAttgcctgttgcttcttgtcctatcatcagagttgaaggagaagaatttttctccctgttccttgtaacaaccttttaggaaGTTGAAAGCTATGATGTCCTATTTTAGTCTTCCCTTTTTCAAACTAAAACCCTATTCTTTcgatcttccctcataggtcatattttataaacctttaataatttttgttgttcttctctggaccttcttcagtttGTCTTACCTGATATGTGGTACCCAGAATTGGACCGAATACTCCAGTTGCAGTCTaaacagcacagagtagagtagaagaattacttcttgtgtcctgCTTACAACACTATTGCTAATACATCCAAAGATGAGatgtgctttttttgcaacagtgttctACTGCAGACTCATATTCAGGTTGTGGTCCTCTATGATACCCTAGATCCTTTTACACATTACTTCTTCCTaccccggggtgggcaataaagtTTTAAAAAGGGACCACTTcatatttctgaagtggccctgagctgccccagaagggcagggctttgggaggAAAGGGTGGGATCAGGAGACTTCTCGTGCTTCCCCCCACTGACCCTGCTTGGCTTGGAGGTGGGGGAATGTGTGAAGTCTTCCCCCTCTTAAAGAGGATCACCAACTGTTTTataacagctggtggttccctctaggtgccacagcgggaggagaTCTCGCGCGctccccccattcccaggccaatcagggcctggtattgggggggagcatgtgaagtctcttgtccctgccctgccagggacaCACGGTGGCTAGAGACAAACAGCTGACAGTTCCCTCTGATGCTGCAAGCCCCTGGCAAAGGGATGAGACTTTGCACATGttcccatccccaggtctcaactggggtgggggaggggcaggacaacCACAGGCAGGATCCACCAGCTTGGCAGGCAACATCTCACCTGCAGAGGCCCCTTTTCCCTTTCTTAGACaataatttctcattttgtatgtgtgtgactGATTggtctttcctaagtggagtattttgcttctgtccttattgaatttcatcctgtttacctcacaccatttATCCAgcaacttcagggggtagccgagttagtctgttacagaaaaaaaaaacaaatggtctggtaacactttatagactaacaaaacgtgtagatggtggtatgagcatttgtgggtacagacaggtcatctgaagaagtgggctgtgcccacaaatgctcatgataccatctacatgttttgttagtctataaagtgctaccagaccatttgttggtttttaccATTTATCCACATCACTTTGAATTTTCATTCTGTTTCCCAAAGCTTTTGCAATCCCTCCTGACTTGGTATCTTCCGTAAAATGTATAAGTGTAcgctctatgccattatctaaatcgctgatgaagatattcaacAGAACTGAATCCAGAACATATCCCTGTGGAACCATGACTCATTACTTCCCTTCAAGCATGAATGTGAATCATAACTATTCCCTTAAAATGGGTTATCCAATCAATTTTGCACCCACCTTGCAGTACCTCCCTCGAGGCTGTATTTCACTAGTTTGTTAATAAGGTCATatgagactatatcaaatgccttactaaaaatctagatataccacatctgctACTTTCTCCTTAaacacaaggcttgttatcctgccAAAGAAAGCTAGCAgcttggtttgacacaatttgctCTTAATAAATGCATGCTGaatgttacttatcaccttatcttctagatgtttgcaaacttattccttaattatttgctccattatctttcctggtatagAAGTAAAGCTGACTGGTAGTTTCTtgggtcatctagtctgatcaTCTAGTTTTACCTGCTACACATCGCAGGCCATAGAACCTTAACCAATCACTCCTATTTACCTCACACTATTTATCCAGTCTCTCCACATCGTTTTAAATTTTTATTCTATTCTCCAAAGCTTTTGTAATCCCTCCCGACTTAGTATCATCCACatactttataagtgtactctctatgacattatctaaattgctgatgaagctattgaacagaattgTACCCAGAATGTATCCCTGTGGAATACCGAACAACCTCTGGCAGAGAAACTGAAGCCTTCAAATCAA
The DNA window shown above is from Pelodiscus sinensis isolate JC-2024 chromosome 2, ASM4963464v1, whole genome shotgun sequence and carries:
- the SDHAF3 gene encoding succinate dehydrogenase assembly factor 3, mitochondrial, giving the protein MPGPLAPHVARVRTLYRRILQLHRALPLELKALGDAYVKQEFRRHRAVGPADAQRFLREWEVYSEMLWQQATGDRQNSRRKPCFGVHLTEEKLNDFHNEQIGQLQELMQEATKPNKQFHISDDSEYKN